The Roseicyclus marinus genome has a segment encoding these proteins:
- the phnE gene encoding phosphonate ABC transporter, permease protein PhnE — protein MTYANPADGVPGDAPRDAVSTYERHRAELRASKRLWNIVALLAFLVCLGLSVWISQFYPERLANGLPRIFEYFGTILPDLQWNLLFEGRTPDGRAVPGSLTFWYTDFWTYLALIWETILMAITATLLGAAVAFVLSFPAAVNLAPNSWVYWVSRRFLEICRGIPEILLALVFVFMIGIGPLAGVLAIAIHTAGALGKLFAEVNENASSRPVEGITAVGGTWAEKMAYGVVPQVAPNFFSYAMLRFEINVRASSIIGFVGAGGIGQELNRVISFYSDDRVMAVLILVVLTVTIIDLISERIRLGYIGRENFA, from the coding sequence ATGACCTATGCCAATCCCGCGGACGGCGTGCCGGGCGATGCCCCGCGCGACGCCGTCTCCACCTATGAACGCCACCGGGCCGAGCTGCGCGCCTCCAAGCGGCTCTGGAACATCGTGGCGCTTCTGGCCTTTCTCGTCTGTCTCGGCCTCTCGGTCTGGATCAGCCAGTTCTACCCCGAACGGCTGGCCAATGGCCTGCCGCGCATCTTCGAATATTTCGGCACGATCCTGCCCGACCTGCAATGGAACCTGCTCTTCGAGGGGCGCACGCCCGATGGCCGCGCCGTGCCCGGCTCGCTCACCTTCTGGTATACCGATTTCTGGACCTATCTGGCGCTGATCTGGGAAACCATCCTGATGGCGATCACGGCGACGCTGCTTGGCGCGGCCGTGGCCTTCGTCCTGTCCTTCCCGGCGGCCGTGAACCTTGCGCCCAACAGCTGGGTCTACTGGGTCTCGCGCCGGTTCCTCGAAATCTGTCGCGGCATCCCCGAGATCCTTCTGGCGCTCGTCTTCGTCTTCATGATCGGGATCGGCCCGCTTGCGGGCGTCTTGGCCATCGCGATCCACACCGCCGGTGCCCTGGGCAAGCTCTTTGCCGAGGTGAATGAGAACGCCTCCTCCCGACCCGTCGAGGGCATCACCGCCGTCGGCGGCACATGGGCCGAAAAGATGGCTTACGGTGTCGTTCCGCAGGTCGCGCCGAATTTCTTCAGCTACGCCATGCTGCGCTTCGAGATCAACGTGCGCGCCTCCTCCATCATCGGCTTCGTCGGTGCGGGCGGGATCGGGCAGGAACTCAACCGCGTCATCTCCTTCTATTCCGATGACCGGGTGATGGCCGTCCTCATCCTCGTCGTGCTGACCGTGACCATCATCGACCTGATCTCCGAGCGGATCCGCCTCGGCTATATCGGGCGGGAGAATTTCGCATGA
- the phnD gene encoding phosphonate ABC transporter substrate-binding protein, with amino-acid sequence MFKLTVSAAALAATAVLSTAALAQDWRTEMPVLRIGLLGGENDADRLRDNACLKEDLEELLGVQVDLFPAPDYAGVMQGLLADQLDYAQLGASSYAGIYLQDPEAVEPIFVAAEADGSTGYFAVMYARADSGITSLEEMQGRSLAFADPNSTSGYLVPLAELTRGGIDIESYFSETGFGGGHEQAVVAVLNGQYDAGVTWVSGVGDPAEGYTRGNLRSMIDNGLLNMADLRIIWQSSQIPNGPIVVRTDMPAEPRALITDYLANQLQNEPECYYSTSGGDGMGYVAVDHSFFEPVVEMRRMQTSSR; translated from the coding sequence ATGTTCAAGCTCACCGTATCGGCCGCAGCCCTTGCCGCGACCGCCGTTCTTTCCACCGCCGCGCTGGCGCAGGATTGGCGCACCGAAATGCCCGTCCTGCGGATCGGGCTGCTGGGCGGCGAGAATGACGCCGATCGCCTGCGCGACAATGCCTGCCTGAAAGAAGACCTCGAAGAGCTGCTCGGCGTGCAGGTCGACCTCTTCCCGGCCCCCGATTACGCGGGCGTGATGCAGGGCCTTCTGGCCGACCAGCTCGATTACGCCCAGCTTGGCGCGTCGTCCTATGCGGGCATCTACCTGCAGGACCCCGAAGCGGTCGAGCCGATCTTCGTCGCCGCCGAGGCCGATGGATCGACCGGCTATTTCGCCGTGATGTATGCCCGCGCCGACAGCGGCATCACCTCGCTCGAGGAGATGCAGGGCCGTAGCCTCGCCTTTGCCGATCCCAATTCCACCTCCGGCTATCTCGTGCCGCTGGCCGAACTGACGCGCGGCGGCATCGATATCGAGAGCTATTTCTCGGAAACCGGCTTTGGCGGCGGACACGAGCAGGCGGTCGTGGCCGTGCTCAACGGCCAGTATGACGCGGGCGTCACCTGGGTGTCCGGCGTGGGCGATCCTGCCGAGGGCTATACCCGTGGCAACCTGCGCTCCATGATCGACAATGGCCTTCTGAACATGGCCGATCTGCGCATCATCTGGCAGTCGAGCCAGATCCCCAACGGCCCGATCGTCGTGCGCACCGACATGCCCGCAGAGCCGCGCGCGCTGATCACCGACTACCTCGCCAACCAGCTCCAGAACGAGCCCGAATGCTACTACTCCACCTCGGGTGGGGACGGCATGGGCTATGTCGCCGTCGACCACAGCTTCTTCGAGCCGGTCGTCGAAATGCGCCGCATGCAGACCAGCAGCCGCTGA
- a CDS encoding DapH/DapD/GlmU-related protein, which yields MTKQLTEAPTIHPEAEIGADVTLGRWTEVGRLTKLAQCELGDYSYICDFGHVIWSTVGKWTNIANMVRLNPGNHPTWRASQHHAIYRAAQYGFGADEAEFFEWRKEHWVTIGHDVWIGHGATVLAGVTVGTGAVVGAGAVVTRDVPPYTIVAGSPARPIRRRFTEGQEQALMDIAWWDWDHARFGAAIPDFRALSIDAFIEKYRP from the coding sequence ATGACCAAACAGCTGACCGAGGCCCCGACCATCCACCCGGAAGCCGAGATCGGGGCCGATGTGACCCTCGGCCGCTGGACCGAGGTGGGCCGCCTGACCAAGCTCGCCCAGTGCGAATTGGGCGATTATTCCTACATCTGCGATTTCGGCCACGTGATCTGGTCGACCGTGGGCAAATGGACCAACATCGCCAACATGGTGCGCCTCAACCCCGGCAACCATCCCACCTGGCGCGCCAGCCAGCACCACGCGATCTACCGCGCCGCCCAATACGGGTTCGGCGCGGACGAGGCGGAATTCTTCGAATGGCGCAAGGAACACTGGGTCACCATCGGCCATGATGTCTGGATCGGCCATGGCGCGACGGTGCTTGCAGGCGTGACCGTGGGCACAGGTGCCGTGGTGGGGGCAGGGGCCGTCGTCACCCGCGACGTGCCGCCCTACACCATTGTCGCGGGCAGCCCGGCGCGGCCCATCCGCCGCCGCTTCACCGAAGGCCAGGAACAGGCGCTGATGGACATCGCCTGGTGGGATTGGGACCACGCCCGCTTCGGCGCGGCCATCCCCGATTTCCGCGCCCTGTCCATCGACGCCTTCATCGAGAAATACCGCCCCTGA
- a CDS encoding alpha-D-ribose 1-methylphosphonate 5-triphosphate diphosphatase, producing MFDAQPPSLPLTLRNARIVMPRGIVEGGLAIEDGRIAGMTRAGDGVDLGGAFLIPGIVDLHTDHVERHTHPRQGVLWPFLPALMAHDAVVISGGTTTVFDSLSVGASMKRPERREILEPLVAALAEGQASGAFRAEHLLHLRCEISDPDTMALIDATADHPLTRLVSVMDHTPGDRQSPDIGRWFSHMIHEMEVDEETGRGMLDELLDRSRRRGAEVRAHVVAAARARALPAMSHDDRSVEQADQAAREGLAISEFPTTVAAAARARELGMAIVAGAPNYLRGGSQSGNVSVAELLSLGLVDALASDYIPRSPLDAAFRLAADPAFSHDLPGAIALVTDAPARMTGLPDRGRIEAGLRADLVAVRSVGDQPVVQAVWRCGRQVF from the coding sequence ATGTTCGACGCCCAGCCCCCCAGCCTGCCCCTCACGCTGCGCAATGCGCGCATCGTCATGCCGCGCGGCATCGTCGAGGGCGGGCTTGCGATCGAGGACGGGCGCATCGCGGGCATGACGCGGGCGGGCGATGGGGTCGATCTGGGCGGGGCCTTCCTGATCCCCGGGATCGTCGATCTGCATACCGACCACGTGGAGCGTCACACCCATCCCCGGCAGGGCGTGCTCTGGCCCTTCCTGCCCGCACTGATGGCGCATGATGCGGTGGTGATCTCGGGCGGGACCACGACGGTCTTCGACAGCCTGTCGGTGGGCGCCTCGATGAAACGGCCCGAGCGGCGCGAGATCCTCGAGCCGCTTGTGGCCGCACTGGCCGAGGGGCAGGCGTCGGGCGCGTTCCGCGCCGAGCATCTCTTGCACCTGCGCTGCGAGATTTCGGATCCCGACACGATGGCGCTGATCGATGCCACGGCGGATCATCCGCTGACGCGGCTCGTGTCGGTGATGGACCATACACCGGGCGACCGGCAAAGCCCGGATATAGGGCGCTGGTTTTCCCACATGATCCACGAGATGGAGGTGGACGAGGAGACGGGTCGGGGCATGCTGGACGAGCTGCTCGACCGCTCGCGTCGGCGCGGGGCCGAGGTGCGCGCCCATGTCGTGGCCGCCGCCCGCGCCCGCGCCCTGCCCGCGATGAGCCATGACGACCGCAGTGTGGAACAGGCAGACCAGGCCGCGCGGGAAGGGCTTGCGATCTCGGAATTCCCGACCACGGTCGCGGCGGCAGCCCGCGCCCGCGAGCTGGGGATGGCGATCGTGGCGGGCGCGCCGAACTACCTGCGCGGCGGGTCGCAATCGGGCAATGTCTCGGTGGCGGAACTGTTGTCGCTGGGCCTCGTCGATGCGCTGGCCTCAGACTACATCCCGCGCTCGCCACTCGACGCGGCCTTCCGGCTGGCGGCGGACCCGGCCTTTTCCCATGATCTGCCGGGTGCGATCGCCCTTGTCACCGATGCGCCTGCGCGCATGACCGGGCTGCCCGACCGGGGGCGGATCGAGGCGGGCTTGCGCGCCGATCTGGTCGCGGTACGAAGTGTCGGCGATCAACCCGTGGTCCAGGCCGTCTGGCGCTGTGGAAGGCAGGTGTTCTGA
- a CDS encoding DUF3726 domain-containing protein encodes MTDSLSFGEIEALGRRAARGAGLPWGLAEEAGRAVRILCAAGLDGAAALAGLLAEIRARRDPRLAPVRALDRVWRAEGGALCPIRAGASLSDMARLMPPDGVGMEGVLVPVLILPFAADVARMLEGPVTLSWRGGILSLGPEGLPRAEGVDKLMRVQQAGLHLHPGGPGLPAASAQTRARPDPRALAALEALARRTRAPG; translated from the coding sequence ATGACCGACAGCCTGTCCTTTGGCGAGATCGAGGCGTTGGGGCGGCGGGCGGCGCGGGGCGCGGGCCTGCCCTGGGGGCTGGCGGAGGAGGCCGGGCGCGCGGTGCGCATCCTGTGCGCGGCGGGGCTTGACGGGGCGGCGGCGCTGGCGGGGCTTTTGGCCGAGATCAGGGCGCGGCGCGATCCGAGGCTGGCACCGGTCCGGGCGCTCGACCGGGTCTGGCGGGCCGAGGGCGGCGCGCTGTGCCCGATCCGGGCGGGGGCGAGCCTGAGCGACATGGCGCGGCTGATGCCGCCCGATGGCGTAGGGATGGAGGGGGTGCTGGTGCCGGTGCTGATCCTGCCCTTTGCCGCTGATGTGGCGCGGATGCTGGAGGGGCCGGTGACGCTGTCGTGGCGGGGCGGCATCCTGAGCCTGGGCCCCGAGGGGCTGCCGCGCGCCGAAGGCGTGGACAAGCTGATGCGGGTCCAGCAGGCAGGGTTGCACCTGCATCCGGGCGGACCGGGCCTGCCTGCGGCATCGGCGCAGACGCGGGCGCGGCCCGATCCGCGCGCGCTGGCCGCGCTGGAGGCGCTGGCGCGCCGGACCCGCGCGCCGGGTTAG
- the phnC gene encoding phosphonate ABC transporter ATP-binding protein, whose amino-acid sequence MLKIEKLTRRFGQNLAVNNANLEIPDGQMVGIIGRSGAGKSTLLRLLNRLIDPSEGQILFGDTDIAALKGRELRAWRSDCAMIFQQFNLVGRLDVVTNVLTGRLYDVPAWRSMAQVFTPRERAFAIQALDRLGMAHTALQRAETLSGGQQQRVAIARALAQEPKILLADEPIASLDPMNAKIVMDALRDINRQDGITVICNLHTLDTARNYCDRIIGMQDGRIVFDGTPDLLTTQMAREIYGAEADEAFNEAATSTAIPTAPAPVRVPA is encoded by the coding sequence ATGCTGAAGATCGAGAAACTGACCCGCCGGTTCGGCCAGAACCTTGCCGTCAACAACGCCAACCTGGAAATCCCCGATGGCCAGATGGTGGGCATCATCGGGCGTTCCGGGGCGGGCAAATCCACGCTCCTGCGGCTTCTGAACCGCCTGATCGACCCCTCCGAGGGGCAGATCCTGTTCGGCGACACCGATATCGCCGCCCTCAAGGGGCGCGAGCTGCGCGCCTGGCGGTCCGATTGCGCGATGATCTTCCAGCAATTCAACCTTGTCGGCCGTCTTGACGTGGTGACCAATGTCCTGACCGGGCGGCTCTACGATGTGCCCGCCTGGCGTTCGATGGCGCAGGTCTTCACGCCGCGCGAACGCGCCTTCGCGATCCAGGCGCTCGACCGTCTGGGCATGGCCCATACCGCGCTTCAGCGCGCCGAAACGCTGTCGGGTGGCCAGCAGCAGCGCGTCGCCATCGCCCGCGCGCTGGCACAGGAACCCAAGATCCTTCTGGCCGACGAACCCATCGCCTCGCTCGATCCGATGAACGCCAAGATCGTGATGGACGCTCTGCGCGACATCAACCGGCAGGACGGGATCACCGTGATCTGTAACCTCCACACGCTCGACACCGCGCGCAATTACTGCGACCGGATCATCGGCATGCAGGATGGCCGCATCGTATTCGACGGCACGCCCGATCTTCTGACCACCCAGATGGCGCGCGAGATCTACGGCGCCGAGGCGGATGAAGCCTTCAACGAGGCCGCGACCTCGACCGCCATCCCGACCGCGCCCGCGCCTGTCCGCGTTCCGGCCTGA
- a CDS encoding tetratricopeptide repeat protein: MARHSAFGEPEGLAAGTGGDGVPIPGTGEHLLIRALLGRGDIEAALERARRAQPMASRSDAVDLVVDLALEAERLQLARGILAHVGAEISPLQDAHVRARIALCEGDLAAATAILVTAIEAQPGAMPLRALLAEVMVAAGNAADVRAVLSMLGMAPVNPLPRDGSEAAEDLGGVDQRLG, encoded by the coding sequence ATGGCGCGTCATTCAGCATTCGGTGAGCCCGAGGGGCTTGCAGCAGGCACGGGCGGGGATGGCGTGCCTATCCCCGGCACGGGCGAGCATCTGTTGATCCGGGCCCTGTTGGGGCGCGGCGATATCGAGGCGGCGCTGGAACGGGCGCGCCGCGCGCAGCCCATGGCCAGCCGGTCCGATGCGGTCGATCTGGTCGTCGACCTGGCGCTTGAGGCGGAACGCCTCCAGCTGGCGCGCGGGATACTGGCGCATGTGGGGGCCGAGATTTCGCCCCTGCAGGACGCGCATGTCCGGGCGCGGATCGCGCTGTGCGAGGGCGATCTTGCGGCGGCGACCGCGATCCTTGTGACCGCGATCGAGGCGCAGCCGGGCGCCATGCCGCTGCGCGCGCTGCTTGCGGAGGTGATGGTGGCCGCGGGCAATGCCGCCGATGTCCGGGCCGTGCTGTCGATGCTGGGCATGGCCCCGGTCAATCCCCTGCCCCGGGACGGATCGGAAGCGGCGGAGGATCTGGGCGGGGTGGACCAGCGGCTGGGCTGA
- the phnE gene encoding phosphonate ABC transporter, permease protein PhnE, producing MSIASLSAVTEAQVAGLRQAHPGAFDTPLRRLRRWAPLILAVIYVIGSMWYFEFGRLLDASDRVLRLLRNFVVWQDMETWSYRQIYVGIAQTLAMAFLGTLLGTIGALGAGFLAARNVMPFGIVRQIVRRILDILRGIDSLVWGLVFVRAVGLGPLAGVLAIFVSDLGTLSKLYSEAIENIDRKQVEGVKATGASQLGVIRYGYIPQVLPVFISQSLYFLESNTRSATILGIVGAGGIGMIIIERFRAQLYDQVAFVVLNVLILIFAIDWLSKRVRLWAIGEKHDP from the coding sequence ATGAGCATCGCCTCCCTTTCCGCCGTCACCGAGGCTCAGGTCGCGGGCCTGCGCCAGGCCCATCCCGGTGCCTTCGACACGCCGCTGCGGAGGCTGCGCCGCTGGGCGCCCCTGATCCTTGCGGTGATCTATGTCATCGGCTCGATGTGGTATTTCGAATTCGGTCGGCTTCTCGATGCCTCCGACCGCGTCCTGCGCCTCTTGCGCAATTTCGTGGTCTGGCAGGACATGGAAACCTGGTCCTATCGCCAGATCTACGTGGGCATCGCCCAGACCCTCGCCATGGCCTTTCTCGGCACGCTTCTGGGCACGATCGGGGCGCTGGGCGCGGGCTTCCTGGCCGCGCGCAACGTCATGCCCTTCGGGATCGTGCGCCAGATCGTGCGCCGCATCCTCGACATCCTGCGCGGCATCGACAGCCTGGTCTGGGGCCTCGTCTTCGTGCGCGCCGTGGGGCTCGGGCCGCTGGCGGGCGTTCTCGCCATCTTCGTTTCCGATCTCGGCACGCTGTCGAAACTCTATTCCGAGGCGATCGAGAACATCGACCGCAAGCAGGTCGAAGGCGTCAAGGCCACCGGTGCCAGCCAGCTCGGCGTGATCCGCTACGGCTATATCCCGCAGGTCCTGCCGGTCTTCATCTCGCAATCGCTCTATTTCCTCGAAAGCAACACGCGCTCGGCCACCATCCTCGGCATCGTGGGCGCAGGCGGCATCGGGATGATCATCATCGAACGCTTCCGCGCGCAGCTCTACGACCAGGTGGCTTTCGTGGTGCTGAACGTGCTGATCCTCATCTTCGCCATTGACTGGCTGTCCAAGCGCGTGCGCCTCTGGGCCATCGGAGAAAAGCACGATCCATGA
- the phnD gene encoding phosphonate ABC transporter substrate-binding protein yields the protein MKFTVLALLTGATALTSTAALAQDWRDEVPVFRIGLLGGENEADRLRDHACQEAYLEERLGVDVELYPASDYAGVMQGLLAGQLEFAGLGSAGYAGIYLQDPEAVRPLYTTMQVDGSLGYYSVMYTRADSGIETLEQMEGRSLAWADPNSTSGYLVPNAELRAMGIEPEAYFSETGFGGGHEQAVIAVLNGQYDGGVTWTSGVGDINQGYSRGNLRSMVDRDLLDMSEINIIWQSNLITNGPRVIRADLPQELQDLVMGAMMQLQTIDRACFDAINDGEAMGYWPITSEFYEPIINMRRQATGTR from the coding sequence ATGAAATTCACCGTCCTTGCACTCCTGACCGGCGCCACCGCGCTCACCTCCACCGCAGCCCTCGCGCAGGATTGGCGCGACGAGGTTCCCGTCTTCCGCATCGGCCTTCTGGGCGGCGAGAACGAGGCCGACCGCCTGCGCGACCACGCCTGCCAGGAAGCCTATCTGGAAGAGCGTCTGGGCGTCGATGTCGAGCTCTACCCCGCCTCCGACTATGCCGGCGTGATGCAGGGTCTCTTGGCCGGTCAGCTGGAATTCGCGGGGCTCGGCTCGGCGGGTTACGCCGGCATCTACCTGCAGGACCCCGAGGCGGTGCGCCCGCTCTACACCACCATGCAGGTGGACGGCTCGCTCGGCTATTACTCGGTCATGTATACCCGCGCCGACAGCGGGATCGAGACGCTGGAACAGATGGAAGGCCGCAGCCTCGCCTGGGCCGACCCGAATTCCACCTCCGGCTATCTCGTGCCGAACGCCGAATTGCGCGCAATGGGGATCGAGCCGGAAGCCTATTTCTCCGAAACCGGCTTTGGCGGCGGTCATGAACAGGCGGTCATCGCGGTTCTGAACGGCCAGTACGATGGTGGCGTCACCTGGACCTCGGGTGTGGGCGACATCAACCAGGGCTACAGCCGCGGCAACCTGCGCTCCATGGTCGACCGTGACCTGCTCGACATGTCCGAGATCAACATCATCTGGCAGTCGAACCTGATCACCAACGGCCCCCGCGTGATCCGCGCCGACCTGCCGCAGGAACTGCAGGATCTGGTGATGGGCGCGATGATGCAGCTCCAGACCATCGACCGCGCCTGCTTTGACGCGATCAACGATGGCGAGGCGATGGGCTATTGGCCGATCACCTCCGAATTCTACGAGCCGATCATCAACATGCGCCGCCAGGCCACCGGCACGCGCTGA